In Phycisphaerae bacterium RAS2, the DNA window CAAGCGTCAGCACGACGGTCGCATCAACGTCGTCGGGATGGGCGGCGGCGTGTGTTTCCAGTCGATTGCGATGCATGCGGAAATCTTTCGGATCACCGTATCGCGCAAGCAGGCGATAGGTCAGGGCGGCATGGGGTGCGAGTTGGACGCCGCTTTGCAGTGAGGTCGATGCGCGGTCGTATTGTCCGCTGGCGAACGCCGCGACACCGAGGGACAGGCTCAACGTCGCATCGACGCCAGAAAGATCGCGCGCGCGGTCAAAGGCACGAAGGGCGTCGTCGTATCGACCTTGTTCAAAAGCGACCTCTGCTCGACCGATTGCGATTCCGGCTTCCTTCGCAATGTCGACAGATTGTGAAGGCTCACGGCGATGGAATCCGCGTGAGTCCCGAACCGGGCCGCTGGGAAAGATCGGAGCGGAGCCGGCCCCCATTTGATACGACATCATCGAGCCGGGGGTGCCCGCGCCGGCGATGGGCCGCAGGGTCGTGGTGTTCATGTATGTGGTGACCGGGGCTTCGCGGACCGGACTCATCGTTGCGGGAGTGGGATGGTACATGGCAGCGAGAGAGGGCGGCGTATTGACTTGTGTCGGACGAAGGGCGTCGTACGCCCCGGGGCTGAAGACGAGATTGCTTGACTCGTTGGAGTAAACGTACGACGGCGACGTGACGATCACGGTTCGGTTTCTGCCGTCGGGAATCCACGGTCGGCGGCCGGAGTTGTTGAGAATGGACGCGGCGAAATTTCGCAAGATGCCGCGCCCGCCGCGATCCTGTGAAGGCTTGGTTTGTGCAAACGCGTCGGTGGAAACACAGAAGACGATACACAGAACGGCCGGGAACACGGACCGATTCCGGATTCGATTCGACGGGTGCATGGCGCCCTCCGCTACAAGTCTACCCTGCGAAACCGGGAGAATTCAAACGAAATGCCCTGAATTAGGTCCCGAAAACAGGACCGCGCCAGAAGGTCAGGGCGAGGGGGTCAGCCAGGCCGGCAGGGGGGCGGGCGTGGCCAGAAAGACGCCCCACGTCTGAATGGCAATGGACACGCTCATCAGGATATAGGCCGTTGGGGCAGGTCGGGGACCCATCCCCGCGATCATGAGTAACAGGAGCACGGGCAGGTAGTCTAGCGCGAAGCGATGCCCGAACTGCCAGAATCCGGAGTTGAAGTAGGCGAGCAGAGGCGCCAGGCCTAGCGCCAGAGCAATCCATGCACCGCGCAGCTCGGCGTGGCGACGCGATGTTCGCATTGAGGCGAACGCATACATTAGGGCGGGAGATGCGAGAAACAGGCTCAATCCGCGCGGGTCATAAGTGAGCCGAAACACCGGCTCGATGGCGGCCCACGGCGGCGCGAGGAAGAACCAAAAGAAGTTGCGGGGAATGAAGTGCGAATGAAACTGGCCGTATTGCGCCATGAGTCGCTCGCCCATCCCGGTAAGCAGCATGTGCGAGTAGCCAAAATCCAGCGGGTCGCCGAAGCGTGCGGCGTTGTACGTGGCGAGCGCCAGTCCGCCTGCGCCAATCGGGGTGAGCGCGCGCCAAAGCGAAACGTAATCACGAGTGCGAATCCACGGCATCAGATAGAGCGCACCGCAAAGCGCGGCGGTCGGTCGGGTGAGCAAGGCCGCGGCGGCAAAAATACCGACGACAGCGGGGCGTTTGCGGCCGCAGTACTCTGCCAATCCGGCGAGCATGGCTGCGAGTGCTACGGCATGAGCGTAGTGCCAGTCGCCGCCGAAGTGTGCGTTGTGCCAGGTGACCGTGCCAAACGCGAAGAGCAGCCCCAGCGCGGCGCGCGCCATCGGTTTGGGGGGCGGTCTACCGAAAGACCTCGTAGCGGCGACAACGCAGATGTCGAACAGCGCTACGTTGCACACACTGACCACGCGGCACGCGATTTGAGTGGTCACCGCACCCACGCCCAACAGCGCGACAAACGGCATCATGAGGATGGCGGGCAGCGGAGGGTAGGCGAGGTAGAGTCGCTTTCCGTCCGGCGCGGGGATGAGTTCCTCCAATACGTCGATCGGCGCATTCGTGGCATCAACGGACAGCCGGCCCTGCATAAAGGCGGCAGCGAAAGGAGGAAAGCGGCCGCTCGTGCTAAACACTTCGCCGGTGATGCGCGGCGACAGGAAATAAACAGCCGCGGCCGCCAGAATCAGCGCGCTGCGCAGGCGCCAAACAGGCATGTCGGACGTGTGCGGCGAGTCGGCCATTGATCGGATTCCATTGGCCCCGGCGAGCGGTGTCAAGCAGAACGGAAGCGGGTGAAGGCGGTTGGGGGATCGGCCGATAAAGGGGCATGGCCCAGACCGCTTCGATCCTTGAGTGCAACGGCGTCGCCCCGACCCCGAACAGGCCGTGCGAGATTGATATCGACGCGTTTCTGTTTGACGTGGACGGCGTCCTCGCGGACACGGCGGACCTCCACGCTGCGGCATGGAAGCGGGCCGCGAATGAAAGTGGCATCACGGTGCCAGAAGCGGTAATCCCGCTGTTGCGCGGCCGCTCGCGCGAGGACTCACTTCGGTTGATCCTGGGCCATCGCGAGCTGCCGACGGCCGATTTCGTGCGCGTGATGGATCGCAAGAACGGCTATTACGTCGCCGGCCTCGCAAGCTTGACGCCTTCCGACGCATTGCCCGGCGCGGCCGAACTGCTGTCCGATCTTTCCCGTGCCGGCATTCGGTTGGCGGCGGTGTCGGCCAGCCGGAACGCGCGGACGGTGCTGACCCGCATCGGCCTGATGCGATGGTTTGAGCGCGTTGTGGATGGCCTTGTCGAGATGCCGCGCGGTCAAAGCAA includes these proteins:
- a CDS encoding Tetratricopeptide repeat protein, which gives rise to MHPSNRIRNRSVFPAVLCIVFCVSTDAFAQTKPSQDRGGRGILRNFAASILNNSGRRPWIPDGRNRTVIVTSPSYVYSNESSNLVFSPGAYDALRPTQVNTPPSLAAMYHPTPATMSPVREAPVTTYMNTTTLRPIAGAGTPGSMMSYQMGAGSAPIFPSGPVRDSRGFHRREPSQSVDIAKEAGIAIGRAEVAFEQGRYDDALRAFDRARDLSGVDATLSLSLGVAAFASGQYDRASTSLQSGVQLAPHAALTYRLLARYGDPKDFRMHRNRLETHAAAHPDDVDATVVLTLVRWWDGDARGALAALDRWEAVKSAADDDTAPFRKVLRHWADRAAAADPVSPK
- the pgmB gene encoding Beta-phosphoglucomutase, whose protein sequence is MAQTASILECNGVAPTPNRPCEIDIDAFLFDVDGVLADTADLHAAAWKRAANESGITVPEAVIPLLRGRSREDSLRLILGHRELPTADFVRVMDRKNGYYVAGLASLTPSDALPGAAELLSDLSRAGIRLAAVSASRNARTVLTRIGLMRWFERVVDGLVEMPRGQSNRYAHAAAAMRCDPARCVVVEDSQAGIELAHAAGMRVIGLGRAVRDSQAILKLDSLCSVSVNDLLLIIGAGAANKIIGSSQATRERP